The window GTGGTTAATGATCAGTGATGAATCCTTAGGGTGTGTTGAGGCTTGTCTAAGTAAACTATGCACCATATTTGGTGGAGAATGGATGAAACGTACTATCTGACAACAAGTGAGAGAAATTTCCTGGATCCAAGTTCGGTGGAAATCTGTCAGTAGTTTCCTGAATCTCTTCTGATCATCACTCATTTCTCCTCGTGTGTGTTAGTTTGctttgttcagatgttttggaCTCGCTGTCAGAAGGTTTGATTCAAATAAGGAGATGTGATAGAGCTCATTACACCAAGAGAGCGACTAATCagtctacacacacatacagcaaaTTGAGGATGTGGTTACTGGCTGTGTCAGGCAGGGCTGAGTTAAGTGTTAAGAAACACTACTGGAAAGTACCACACATCTGAACAATCCTCTGAATTTCTtatgttaaatatataaaatccTTCATTATCACATCAACTGCAGCTTCATGAACGAGGCGTCAAAATAAGCACCAACACTAAAGTTTGTGGCTGAGGTCGGGATTATTTCCTTTGTGGTCATTGATTTAAAGATAAGATGGAACGTGACTAATTCTGATAAtagaaacagaaatagaaagagTATCGATATGAAGTGTAAGAGTAGTCAAATGAATACTTGATAttactttcttctttctgttttattttgaggttTGTCTCTGAGAGGTTTGAACTCCTAATTTGACCTTTATGGTCAGCGGTTGATGAAGGAAACAGTTTGGATGAGCAAAAAGTCCCTGTTTGTCACACagcggtgaggtttgtcttgtcttgggttttttgtctcgtaacttccttttttattttgaaatctaactctcctctcgtttcaggtcacttgcccttcctcatgtgtcaccggtctgattgtctcacctgatccctgatcgtttccacctgttccccattaccctcatgtgcttatagtcggcgtcttccctttgtcttgtgccaaagtgtttcgtcctGGTCCGTGCACCCAAGCCCTTTATCATAGTCATAGTCAGTTTTGCCACGAGTGTTTATTCGCCAcgtaagttgttttctgcttcctccttgagagtgatttttcgtttgataatattttctagtttagagtttttgtattttgttgtaatatgttttctgtcctcccgttttgggagcgattttgtgTTAGACAGTGTTAGATAGttgtagagcctcctgtttaggtgagcctttttcttttgtcccatTTATCttagatttggttttcctccttcgaGAGAGTTTTGATTTCTAGTctagttttctgttttccttgaTTCTAGTGTTAATTGTCCCTCCCTTTTATTAGTGTTTTCCCTCATTTTGGAATTTGTGTTCTTCCGTGATTTTTCTAGCCAGGCCTTAGTGATTAAGTGAGTGTTTCATAGCCTATTCGTTTGTCACTCTTCAAAGAAGGAGCTGAACTCAATAAAGTGTGCTTATAAGTGatatcctctgcatctgagtcctcattttgGTCCAGGCCTGACACTGTTGTTGTTCATCAGCCAGTCGACATGAGTTACATCAGAAGTCAGAGCCTCGCAGAGAAAATTCTGCAaccaaaaaatgttgttaagACCAACGTCAAACCAACAAAGGAAACCAATTTAAGCTTCACTTCAGCTGAAGAGATCAACAGGTACCGCCTGAAACCGAGAGGCCTGTTTCTTTCAGCTTCTGTCTCCATTCAAGGACACAGTTGGCAGGTTTACATCCACATTTTAACCACATTTTCAGGTGCCATCATACTACTGAAGAAAAGGAGGGTGCAATGAGTTGCTGTCATTAAAAGAGCTCCAGTCAAAGCTCAAATGGTGGAAAACAGGATAGAAATCTGATTTCTGTTAGTTAGGTTACAGTCTCCTTTTGCCTCCACagtcatctgatgttttcagcttttctcTGAAAGTGACAAGAGTTGTTTAAGTCACATGTTTCATGcacattatcatttatttaggAAGTCAGTTTCCATTGTGCCGTCGCATTTTGTTCAATCTGGCAAAcgaagaaataaaaaactagTGAGAATGTCGTATATTCGTTCTTTCTGTATCCAAAGATTCAAAAACGACGTTTGTTTTCCCATCATCCACTTGAAAGGGAAAACCTAGTGGCGGTGAGCGGATTTTGCCAGCGGcactttcccctttaaacacaccgaCTCCTTCGTCTCagagctgtgtctctgggctagagaCAGCGGACAGGCAGAGTGTTTGCAGGGAGGGCAGCCTCTCCATACAAACCCGGTTTGTACAACTTGGTTTCATTCAGCCTGTCCGCTCTCTCTCGCCCAGAGACACTGTTGCAGCGCAGTGTAATCCAAGAAGAGCGGCAGCCGCCGATGGCAACCAAAGAGTGCGGTGTGGTGGGGAAACTACATCATTTATTCACTCTGTTTCCACTGAACTTCGTCACATCTTACTTGTATCCATACGCCAATTCCACCTCCTTCCACCAAGTGTTTCCATTCAGTTTGAAAATCTGAATAATAAGAGGAAGAGAGCCTTTGCTTGACTGATAACAGCTTCATACgatgatgtttaaaaaacaggaaGCCTCAGTGATCGTTAACcacgaaaagaaaaaaatgtgagagCGTTGTCATTCCACTTCTCAGCGGTTGAGTTCCTGTTCTCTGCTCTGAATAAAGCTGTGGTACCGGTTAGTTTTCAGGTATTCAGTCATTCGTGAATGATGAGGGTGAACATCTGCAGCTGCCTGTTGGCCTTGTTTCTGGGCTTTAATGTCACTACAGGTAAGATCATTTAAAAGATAATCAATAATTCTGACTAATGCTATTTCTCATCAGGTTgaacacatttctgtgttttcagatttttttattgtattcagtGTCATAGCTCCATGTACGTCTTTGACTATCACCTATGCAgggaaacataaaaaacacaaaaaattgAGAATTCTGACGTTAAAGTCacaactttaatacatttttaacatgtgTAACCTCTTTCATGGATACATCATATGTTTTGTTAATAGTAGAATAGCCCACTGTACGTATGTCTACACAAAGCTGcgtaattttaaattaaataatacagtaaataaatgtttatttcattcAGAGTAGTATCCATATAACACAGAGAGCATTTTGCCATTGAAACGATTTCAAAACTGGTTCAGAACAATTTGAAGATGTTGATTAAATGCTTTAATTTAGACTGGATTTGACCCAGATTTGCAATACTGGCTTTTAACAGAGAGACAACTGAGAGGATTGGATGTGGTTTCTTTGTCTTCTCAGCAAATTCTTCAATTTAACAATCAGCTGTGGGaacaacccaatcgccagaatgaATGTCAGATacatacatttctgcaaaatacTGATGTGTGTTATTGCTGGTTTTGCTGCAGTGGTGCATCTTGTTGAACTGGTTGCATTTTGTTTCCACACACTTGTTAAATGATTGTTCATAAAGTGACTGTCTACCTGGCGTccgatagtgtgtgtgtgtgtgtgtgtgtgtgtgtgtgtgtgtgtggttgtgtgcgtGTGGCTGTGTTACACAGCCACacgcacacaaccacacacacgtacacagcctgtgtacgtgtgtgtggctgtgtgcatgtggctgtgtacgtgtgtgcatgtggctgtgtacgtgtgtgtgtggctgtgtacgtgtggctgtgaacgtgtgtgtgtggctgtgtacgtgtggctgtgaacgtgtgtgtggctgtgtacgtgtgtgtggctgtgtacgtgtggctgtgaacgtgtgtgtggctgtgtacgtgtgtgtgtggctgtgtacgtgtggctgtgaacgtgtgtgtggctgtgtacgtgtgtgtgtggctgtgtacgtgtggctgtgaacgtgtgtgtgtggctgtgtacgtgtggctgtgaacgtgtgtgtggctgtgtgcataACTAGAACAACGCAATTTTGAAGATGGAGCAGTGAAACTATATTTTGCCTAAAGCTTAAAAATGGCCAGGGACGCCACGTATTTTTcgttagtgatttttttcactatGTACAGAAGGCCCAGTTCTGATAGGCACGGTTCGCCActgatttacagaaatgtagGGGGTGGGCCGGTGGTGGGCCGGTGCGGTCAGAATTTTCCCGGTGGATTTTGGTGCCCCACTCCGCCCCTGTCAACAAGCAAGATCATTTCTAAACAAGGATCAGCACCCTGTCAAAGAGATGTGCTTTTTATGTCTTTCTTCATAATtaactaaataattaataattaatctcAATCAGACTTCAACAAAATTCTGCCTCTGGACAGTCGGAGAGCCTGTGGACGACCCGGGCAGACGACAGAATAGTTAGAGgtcaaagtttaattaacttttttgaACGTGATGAAAAAATCACTCATGCAATGTTCAGAAGAGAGCATCAGAGAACAATGCGCCTCTTTAATGTCGGCTGCACTCATTTCATTTGATGGATGAATGTAAATCTGTCTGATCTCAGAGGTCACAATGAAGAACACTTCTCTTAAAATGCTTGTagatttattaaaaagtgtttttcttttacagtaatGAGCGTGAGGGGGCGCTCCTTCTCCCTGCCTCGTCCTCGCCCTCCAGAACTCAACCCTCGCCCTCCAGTGTCCATCCAGGACTTTCCAGCATTCAAACCTCGCCCTCCAGCATTCAACCCTCGTACTCCATGGTCTATCCAGGAATTTCCAGCGTCCAACCTTCATCCTCCAGCGTCCAACCGTCGTCCTTCAGCGTCCAAACGTCGTCCTTCAGCCCCTGACCCTCCAGCGTCCAACCGTCGTCCTCCATGGTCTATCCAGGAATTTCCAGCTTCCAACCCTCAACCTCCAGCGTCCAAACGTCGTCCTCCATGGTCTATCCAGGAATTTCCAGCTTCCAACCCTCAACCTCCAGCGTCCAAACGTCGTCCTTCAGCGTCCAAACGTCGTCCTTCAGCCCCTGACCCTCCAGCGTCCAAACGTCGTCCTTCAGCGTCCAAACGTCGTCCTTCAGCCCCTGACCCTCCAGCGTCCAAACGTCGTCCTTCAGCGTCCAAACGTCGTCCTTCAGCCCCTGACCCTCCAGCGTCCAAACGTCGTCCTTCAGCGTCCAAACGTCGTCCTTCAGCGTCCAAACGTCGTCCTTCAGCGTCCAAACGTCGTCCTTCAACCCCTGACCCTCCAGCGTTTGACCCTGACCCTCCAGCGGAAACTGACAGATTCTTATGTTACAGAGAGTCAGCTGTGCAGCTTCCCACCATCCAACCAGGTAACATCAAACTTCAACAAAGtcaatctgcttcctgtttcctctctggCTTTCAAAATAGTTTCTCCTCTATAAATGTTGCGAGAGCATAGATGACAAATTGAACCACGTATAAAAGAAAACGACTGGCAGAAGAAAATATGAATTCATCCACTCCAGTTATGTGAATATCAGCAGATGGTTCCTTGAGATCAACGGTAGATGGAGCAAACACTCCAATGCGCAACGAGACGACAGAGTTAAAAATAGTGTCAATCAAACCTCAAAtgtagaaaacatgaaaaacataactttcacatttctttatgttgtaacttttacgtttgtttaggttgaattttctatttctctcttttcacagTGTTGTCctgatgctctggttaggtttaggcactaagACCACTTGGTTATTgttgggaaaacatcatggtttggcttaaaatacctgttttggtcactaCAATCACACGTGCAGGTAGTCTGACTTCCCGTTATGTCCACAGGTGttcttaaaaacatccagtggtgtgactcaaactgagGTCgtccgtttggcagccttgttggctgtaataatgACACCgccttcccctccacctgccgctGCAGCAGCGTAACGTGAACGTGATGGTGTAAACGTCAACCTCGGATAGATCTGTAGTTTGCAAAACATAATCTGGAGACCAGGCTGAATACTGATATCTCTGTTAGTTTCATGTATTTATGTGAGGAAGGTTACAGTCTCCAGTCCTCGCTTCACATATCTGATGGTTTCTGAAAGTGATAAGAGACGTTAAAGTCACATGTTTTGTGTACGTCATCATTTCTTCAGTAAGTCTGTTGTTCATAACCACATTTTTCCTTTGCTGACCACTTTTGCTTTACTAAGAGCAAAATTAGCAGTTTTTCTGAAGACAAAGAGTTGTTTGCGCGACATTGGGACATTTTTGCAACAGATTTAGTGCAGAACTGGATATTTAAAACCCAAACCTGCGTGGTCACCAGAGTGGGGCGCCTGTGCACTGTAATGATTTAATATGTCTAAAACCAACAGCCAATCACCAAAACTGATCCTGAACTGCTGCAACAACATCTGTTGCCACTAAAGATGAGGGCACCGTCGGTCTTTACAGGGAATCTGTGCCAACACATGTTAGGTTCAGTGGAGtatttcattctgtttctcAGAGATTTCTCAGTGGAATTGAAATTTGATAACAACCTGTACTACTGGATCATAATGAAGTGAGTGAACCGCtggatgaaaacacaataatgaGTCTTAGGGTTACGGAGAACTTCGATCCCCGGGATCGCAGCAATTACAGACTATCTGCTTTTAAGAGGCTGTGGCACGCTCATTTTTTTAAGCTAAGAGGAAGATGTCGCGCTGTCTTTTCGGGAAGAGGGCTGGATAAGCTGGATAATTGCCATTTTCAAAGTGTTCCCTCGACCTCTCATCTCAAGATGTCTGAATTAAAATGAGTTCAGTGGGTAGCCTCGACCCTCCCCTTTACAGATATGCCCACTTTATTCTAACTCCATGCAGTTTTATGCAATGCAGAgtaaatatgttatttttgCCGATTCTTTATAAGGTGTATTGCATAATTTCTGTACACAGGGGGCACTAAATCCCCCATTACCTGAACTCCCCCTAGAAGCACATCAGACAGGTCGACACatcatgtttaaatatatatctttaaatgctATATttatggctgaaaatgacaaaaaacaagtttgcaGATTTCAGATATCTACATAATGGAAATGAACCAATAGTTCACAGTGATCTGGTCTCAACTATGTTTTAATGCAGCTGAATTGACCGTATACTGA is drawn from Pagrus major chromosome 3, Pma_NU_1.0 and contains these coding sequences:
- the LOC140993577 gene encoding uncharacterized protein; its protein translation is MSVRGRSFSLPRPRPPELNPRPPVSIQDFPAFKPRPPAFNPRTPWSIQEFPASNLHPPASNRRPSASKRRPSAPDPPASNRRPPWSIQEFPASNPQPPASKRRPPWSIQEFPASNPQPPASKRRPSASKRRPSAPDPPASKRRPSASKRRPSAPDPPASKRRPSASKRRPSAPDPPASKRRPSASKRRPSASKRRPSASKRRPSTPDPPAFDPDPPAETDRFLCYRESAVQLPTIQPEECQKTFNQSTPIILSCPPSVKGNVTWSRERNGGKVDLLTADGDEERKHIRDLHGRYRLQANKSLLIARAAVSDAGRYFCNSEAAGELTVMSSE